In one Nocardia tengchongensis genomic region, the following are encoded:
- a CDS encoding MFS transporter — MDGTPSAARRGPHPAWIVAAVGFVALLGAAGFRSVPGVLMDPLHQEFGWSHGAIGAAVSVNVLLFGLISPFAAALMERLGLRLVVSCALVLVAAGAGLTVFMTQPWQLMATWGVLVGVGVGSISMPFVATITGRWFVKQRGLVTGVLTAAGATGQLVFLPLIASLARDHGWRTPSLVVAGTALAVVPLVLLFLRDFPSDIGVRAYGAEPGSAVGVRTSAPGGAARAVTVLATVVRKPVFWMLAGGFAICGASTNGLIGTHFVSAAHDHGMPATTAAGLLAVVGAFDVAGTIASGWLTDRVDSRYLLVAYYSLRGVSLLVLPILFGPDVQPSMWAFIIFYGLDWIATVPPTVALCRKHFGDDGPVAFGWVFASHQIGSALAAFGAGVIRDVQGSYTTAWFVAGGLCGIAALLSAAIPARRAEELSVDGFVRS, encoded by the coding sequence TTGGACGGCACACCCTCCGCCGCGCGCCGCGGACCGCATCCGGCGTGGATCGTCGCCGCGGTCGGCTTCGTCGCGTTGCTGGGCGCGGCCGGGTTCCGTTCGGTGCCCGGGGTGCTGATGGATCCGCTGCATCAGGAATTCGGCTGGTCGCACGGCGCCATCGGGGCGGCGGTGTCGGTGAACGTGCTGTTGTTCGGGCTGATCTCACCGTTCGCGGCGGCGCTGATGGAACGGCTGGGTCTGCGGCTGGTCGTGTCCTGCGCGCTGGTCCTGGTCGCGGCGGGTGCCGGGCTGACGGTGTTCATGACCCAGCCGTGGCAGTTGATGGCCACCTGGGGTGTTCTCGTCGGTGTCGGGGTGGGCTCGATTTCGATGCCGTTCGTCGCGACGATCACCGGCCGCTGGTTCGTGAAGCAGCGCGGCCTCGTGACCGGCGTGCTGACCGCCGCGGGAGCGACCGGGCAATTGGTCTTCCTGCCGCTCATCGCGAGTTTGGCGCGCGATCACGGCTGGCGGACGCCGTCGCTGGTGGTGGCGGGGACGGCGTTGGCGGTGGTGCCGTTGGTGCTGCTGTTCCTGCGCGACTTTCCCAGCGATATCGGGGTGCGCGCTTACGGTGCCGAACCCGGCAGCGCGGTCGGTGTGCGGACGTCGGCTCCCGGTGGCGCGGCTCGCGCGGTGACAGTGCTCGCGACCGTCGTCCGCAAACCCGTGTTCTGGATGCTGGCAGGCGGTTTCGCGATCTGCGGCGCGTCCACCAACGGCCTGATCGGCACCCATTTCGTCAGCGCCGCCCACGACCACGGAATGCCCGCGACGACCGCGGCCGGATTGCTCGCGGTGGTAGGCGCATTCGATGTCGCCGGCACCATCGCGTCCGGCTGGCTCACCGACCGCGTCGATTCCCGCTACCTGCTGGTCGCCTACTACAGCCTGCGGGGTGTTTCCCTGCTGGTGCTGCCGATCCTCTTCGGTCCGGACGTGCAGCCGAGCATGTGGGCGTTCATCATCTTCTACGGCCTGGACTGGATCGCCACCGTCCCGCCCACGGTCGCCCTGTGCCGCAAGCATTTCGGCGACGACGGTCCGGTCGCCTTCGGCTGGGTGTTCGCCTCGCACCAGATCGGCTCTGCGCTGGCGGCCTTCGGTGCGGGTGTCATCCGGGACGTGCAGGGCAGCTATACGACGGCCTGGTTCGTGGCCGGTGGCCTCTGCGGTATCGCGGCCTTGCTGTCGGCGGCGATCCCCGCGCGCCGGGCCGAGGAGCTATCCGTCGATGGATTTGTGCGGTCGTGA
- the atpB gene encoding F0F1 ATP synthase subunit A yields MSIYAILAAEEPSGEAKIHVGDHAQAHLLGMTFNVDTIVSTAVAALIVLGLAFYLRVKITSGVPNGVQLFFETITVQMRSQVETAIGMKVAPFVLPLAVTLFTFILLSNWLSVLPVQYGSGELIAPPASDFNFTLALALFVFLLYHAAGAWRRGPGGHAKQLLKGHTGWGPMVFINVVEEIAKPLSLSLRLFGNMFAGGVMVSVITLFPFWISWGPNAVWKLFDLFVGAIQAFIFALLTILYFSQSMSLESENH; encoded by the coding sequence ATGAGCATCTACGCGATACTGGCCGCCGAGGAACCCTCGGGCGAGGCCAAGATCCACGTCGGCGATCACGCCCAGGCGCACCTGCTGGGCATGACCTTCAATGTCGACACCATCGTGTCCACCGCGGTGGCCGCGCTGATCGTGCTGGGGCTGGCCTTCTACCTGCGGGTGAAGATCACCTCGGGGGTGCCCAACGGGGTGCAGCTGTTCTTCGAGACCATCACCGTGCAGATGCGCTCCCAGGTGGAGACCGCCATCGGCATGAAGGTCGCGCCGTTCGTGCTGCCGCTGGCGGTCACCCTGTTCACCTTCATCCTGTTGTCGAACTGGTTGTCGGTCTTGCCCGTTCAGTACGGTTCGGGTGAATTGATCGCGCCGCCGGCGTCGGATTTCAACTTCACGCTGGCGCTCGCGCTGTTCGTGTTCCTGCTCTATCACGCCGCGGGCGCGTGGCGGCGCGGTCCGGGCGGGCACGCGAAGCAGTTGCTCAAGGGCCACACCGGCTGGGGTCCCATGGTTTTCATCAATGTGGTCGAGGAAATCGCCAAACCGTTGTCGCTCTCGCTGCGACTTTTCGGCAACATGTTCGCGGGCGGCGTCATGGTTTCGGTGATCACGTTGTTCCCGTTCTGGATCAGCTGGGGTCCGAATGCCGTCTGGAAACTCTTCGACCTTTTCGTCGGAGCGATTCAGGCATTCATCTTCGCCCTGCTGACCATCCTCTACTTCAGCCAGTCGATGTCGCTGGAGAGTGAAAACCACTGA
- a CDS encoding LysR family transcriptional regulator encodes MDLDLRKLRYFAAVAEHRHFGRAAEQLYIAQPVLSRQIKAFEQELDCALLMRTTRTVELTPAGKQLYEEAQGILAAVDAAVRRVHDADRDVRRLIIAFSAGLSVSEPIREFSTRHPDVETDIVPARWWEPDAPLRDGRAQIGYLRKPFDETGMRVVPVGHDPRVACLPATHPLAARRELTLADLDGKRMLDPQKRRASSLEEKFELIASGFGLALVPLSVARAYVRPDLVHRPVTDAPASETCLVVPADQRGKLVREFLDIAVSALR; translated from the coding sequence ATGGATCTGGACCTGCGCAAGCTCCGCTACTTCGCCGCGGTGGCCGAGCACCGGCACTTCGGCCGGGCCGCCGAGCAGCTCTACATCGCCCAGCCCGTCTTGAGCCGCCAGATCAAGGCTTTCGAGCAGGAGCTGGATTGCGCGCTGCTGATGCGAACCACCCGCACCGTGGAACTGACCCCCGCCGGCAAGCAGCTCTACGAGGAGGCGCAGGGCATTCTGGCCGCCGTCGACGCGGCGGTGCGACGCGTCCACGACGCCGACCGCGACGTGCGGCGGCTGATCATCGCCTTCTCCGCCGGATTGTCGGTCTCCGAACCGATTCGGGAATTCTCCACCCGGCATCCCGACGTCGAGACCGACATCGTCCCGGCGCGTTGGTGGGAGCCGGACGCGCCACTGCGCGACGGTCGAGCCCAGATCGGTTATCTGCGTAAACCTTTCGATGAAACCGGAATGCGGGTCGTCCCCGTCGGCCACGACCCCAGAGTCGCCTGCCTGCCCGCGACCCATCCGCTGGCCGCCCGCCGTGAACTCACCCTGGCCGACCTCGACGGCAAACGGATGCTCGACCCCCAGAAGCGACGCGCGTCGTCGCTGGAGGAGAAATTCGAGCTCATCGCCTCCGGATTCGGCCTGGCACTCGTCCCGCTGAGCGTGGCCCGCGCCTATGTCCGCCCCGACCTCGTCCACCGCCCCGTCACCGACGCCCCGGCATCCGAAACCTGCCTGGTCGTGCCCGCGGACCAGCGCGGCAAACTCGTGCGTGAGTTCCTCGATATCGCCGTCTCGGCGTTGCGGTAG
- a CDS encoding DUF3039 domain-containing protein — protein MSTDTLVRPEETTDNSTDNDTPKVFHYVKKNKIAESAVMGTHVVALCGEVFPVTRSAKPGSPVCPDCKKIYEQMKKD, from the coding sequence GTGAGCACAGACACCCTGGTGCGTCCGGAAGAGACCACCGACAACTCCACCGACAACGACACCCCCAAGGTCTTCCACTACGTCAAGAAGAACAAGATCGCCGAGAGTGCCGTCATGGGCACCCACGTCGTAGCCCTGTGCGGCGAGGTCTTCCCGGTCACCCGCTCCGCCAAGCCCGGCTCCCCGGTCTGCCCGGACTGCAAGAAGATCTACGAGCAGATGAAGAAGGACTAG
- a CDS encoding DUF485 domain-containing protein, whose amino-acid sequence MTTETQTGGPDPDWPQVFDSPEFQRLRRRFRRFVFPMTALFLAWYALYVLLADYAHGFMSHKVGGNITVGLIFGLLQFVSTFLITGLYVRYADRTLDPIAEGIRAELEGEAR is encoded by the coding sequence TTGACAACTGAAACCCAGACCGGCGGACCGGATCCCGACTGGCCCCAGGTCTTCGACAGCCCCGAGTTCCAGCGGCTGCGGCGTCGCTTCCGCCGCTTCGTCTTCCCCATGACCGCCTTGTTCCTGGCCTGGTACGCGCTGTACGTGCTGCTCGCCGACTACGCGCACGGCTTCATGTCGCACAAGGTGGGCGGCAACATCACCGTCGGCCTGATCTTCGGCCTGCTCCAGTTCGTCTCGACCTTCCTCATCACCGGCCTCTACGTCCGCTACGCCGACCGCACCCTCGACCCGATCGCCGAGGGGATCCGCGCCGAACTGGAAGGAGAGGCCCGATGA
- a CDS encoding F0F1 ATP synthase subunit C, giving the protein MADPATASIVQGALIGGGIILAGGAIGAGIGDGLAGAALINGVTRQPEAEGRLRVNFFLTVGLVEAAYFINLAFMALFVFATPGK; this is encoded by the coding sequence ATGGCAGACCCAGCAACCGCGAGTATCGTCCAAGGCGCCCTCATCGGCGGCGGCATCATTCTGGCGGGCGGTGCCATCGGCGCGGGCATCGGTGACGGTCTGGCCGGCGCGGCGTTGATCAACGGCGTCACCCGGCAGCCGGAGGCGGAAGGCCGCCTGCGCGTGAACTTCTTCCTGACCGTCGGTCTGGTCGAAGCGGCATACTTCATCAATCTAGCGTTCATGGCATTGTTCGTATTCGCTACTCCCGGTAAGTAG
- a CDS encoding DUF3099 domain-containing protein — translation MQRDGESQADGSSGAGRPDVEFHPAGSIPKPPRPSQGYFPGEEKKHPALITEAQTSLEQQHRARVRRYIIIMSFRIPCLIGAAAAYGIWHSWWLSLLIIGVSVPLPWIAVLIANDRPPRTHDEPSRWDGRRDQTALESRPHKSIDG, via the coding sequence ATGCAGCGTGACGGCGAATCCCAGGCCGACGGCAGTAGCGGCGCGGGTCGCCCGGACGTCGAGTTCCATCCCGCCGGGTCGATACCGAAACCGCCCCGGCCGTCACAGGGCTACTTTCCGGGCGAGGAGAAGAAGCACCCGGCTCTGATCACCGAGGCGCAGACCTCGCTCGAACAACAGCACCGCGCCCGGGTTCGCCGATACATCATCATCATGTCGTTCCGGATTCCATGCCTGATCGGCGCGGCCGCGGCCTATGGCATCTGGCACAGCTGGTGGCTGTCGTTGCTCATCATCGGCGTCTCGGTGCCGCTGCCCTGGATCGCGGTGCTCATCGCCAACGACCGGCCGCCCCGCACCCACGACGAACCGAGTCGCTGGGACGGGCGGCGCGATCAGACGGCCCTGGAGTCACGACCGCACAAATCCATCGACGGATAG
- a CDS encoding VOC family protein, with the protein MTIRWVWAFLDRPAAEFGDCAEFWTTVTGTTRSEPRGEHDEFLTLLPASGAATLKMQSVGGPGRVHLDLDVDNVVAATERAERLGATLDGDYILTERIGYAVLRSPAGMPFCFTPFRDANGPLTPTVAGPGGDRSRLDQICLDIGDSDYDTESRFWSELTGWAWKPTSLPEFARLSARPGIPLDFLMQRLGENRPASAHPDIACTDIEATATWHEELGASRVDSGKHWLVMADPSGLPYCLTSRQPA; encoded by the coding sequence ATGACGATTCGCTGGGTGTGGGCCTTTCTCGACCGGCCCGCAGCGGAATTCGGCGACTGCGCCGAATTCTGGACCACCGTCACCGGCACCACCCGTTCGGAGCCGCGCGGTGAGCACGACGAATTCCTCACGCTGCTCCCGGCTTCCGGCGCGGCCACGCTCAAGATGCAGTCCGTCGGCGGCCCCGGCCGCGTCCACCTGGATCTCGATGTCGACAATGTCGTGGCCGCTACCGAACGCGCCGAGCGGCTCGGCGCCACCCTCGACGGCGACTACATCCTCACCGAACGGATCGGCTACGCCGTGCTGCGCTCCCCCGCCGGAATGCCGTTCTGCTTCACACCGTTTCGCGACGCCAACGGCCCCCTGACCCCGACCGTCGCCGGACCCGGCGGTGACCGCAGCCGCCTCGATCAGATCTGCCTGGACATCGGCGACAGCGATTACGACACCGAGTCCCGTTTCTGGAGCGAACTGACCGGATGGGCTTGGAAGCCCACCAGCCTCCCGGAGTTCGCGCGCCTGTCCGCCCGTCCCGGTATCCCCCTGGACTTCCTGATGCAGCGCCTCGGCGAGAACCGGCCCGCCTCCGCGCATCCCGACATCGCCTGCACCGATATCGAGGCGACCGCCACCTGGCACGAGGAGCTGGGCGCGAGTCGCGTCGACAGCGGCAAGCACTGGCTCGTCATGGCGGACCCCTCCGGCCTGCCCTACTGCCTGACCAGCCGCCAACCGGCGTGA
- a CDS encoding GlxA family transcriptional regulator has product MRQDLAIVRGEAVPAPHLVAVLVLEPAVGFDMTIPSMVLGAATDDAGDPLYDVRICGLGPGPIEAVGGYTVIPGHGPELLARADTVIVPGTRIPEPRQLGTLPATLADALASIRPDARIVSICTGAFVLGAAGLLDGRRATTHWRFADQFRTLYPNVRLDENQLFVQDGNLWSSAGLAAGIDLCLHLIRTDHGTAAANGAARYCVVPPWREGGQSQFIERQVPEAGSDGTAPTRRWALHHLDDELDLHSLAAHAHMSVRTFTRRFKAETGMAPGAWILQQRVRHARHLLETTDLPVDEVARSAGMGTSASLRHHMRLELGVPPLTYRKTFRKRETLETA; this is encoded by the coding sequence ATGCGTCAAGATCTAGCCATCGTGAGAGGAGAAGCCGTGCCGGCACCGCATCTCGTCGCCGTCCTCGTCCTGGAACCGGCGGTCGGGTTCGACATGACGATCCCGTCGATGGTGCTCGGCGCGGCCACCGACGACGCCGGTGATCCGCTCTACGACGTGCGCATCTGCGGCCTCGGCCCCGGCCCCATCGAGGCCGTCGGCGGATACACCGTCATCCCCGGGCACGGTCCGGAACTGCTGGCCCGCGCCGACACCGTGATCGTGCCGGGCACCCGCATCCCCGAGCCGCGACAGCTGGGCACCCTGCCGGCCACGCTCGCCGACGCCCTCGCCAGCATCCGCCCCGACGCGCGCATCGTCTCCATCTGCACCGGCGCCTTCGTACTCGGCGCGGCGGGCCTGCTCGACGGCCGCCGCGCCACCACCCACTGGCGCTTCGCCGACCAGTTCCGCACCCTCTACCCCAATGTCCGGCTCGACGAGAACCAGTTGTTCGTGCAGGACGGAAACCTCTGGTCCTCAGCGGGATTGGCGGCCGGGATCGATCTGTGTCTGCACCTGATCCGCACCGACCACGGCACCGCCGCCGCCAATGGCGCGGCCCGCTACTGCGTGGTGCCGCCGTGGCGGGAAGGCGGGCAATCGCAGTTCATCGAACGGCAGGTCCCCGAGGCGGGCAGCGACGGCACCGCACCCACCCGCCGCTGGGCGCTGCACCATCTCGACGACGAGCTGGATCTGCATTCCCTTGCTGCGCACGCCCATATGAGCGTGCGCACCTTCACCCGCCGCTTCAAGGCCGAGACCGGGATGGCGCCGGGCGCATGGATCCTGCAGCAGCGCGTCCGCCACGCCCGGCACCTGCTCGAGACCACCGACCTGCCGGTCGACGAGGTGGCGCGCAGCGCGGGCATGGGCACCTCCGCCTCGCTGCGCCACCACATGCGCCTGGAACTGGGCGTCCCGCCACTGACCTACCGCAAGACCTTCCGCAAACGCGAAACCCTGGAGACAGCATGA
- a CDS encoding NAD(P)H-binding protein gives MNCASSPATPGGLPESVRARVDIVTGSHGDPGVVDRAFAGADAVFWLVPPDMSAPSLDSAFSGFSSAAAKAFSIHDVRHVVGVSALGRGTPAAGNAGHVTASLAMDDLIASTGVAYRALANPSFMDNLLWQAVSIRDNGEFTGTLAADRPAPIAATRDIAAAAARLLLDRSWTGAGEVAVLGPQDLTPNDMAHIMSEVLGRPIRYRRQSLDDLRAIQIARGASDPVATGYVDMMRAKDDGLDDGVPRTATTTSPTTFRTWCEQILAPAIRA, from the coding sequence ATGAATTGCGCGTCATCGCCCGCGACCCCCGGCGGACTTCCGGAATCGGTCCGCGCCCGCGTCGACATCGTCACCGGATCCCACGGCGACCCCGGCGTCGTGGACCGGGCCTTCGCCGGAGCAGACGCGGTCTTCTGGCTCGTACCGCCCGACATGTCCGCCCCGAGCCTGGACTCCGCGTTCTCCGGATTCAGCAGCGCCGCCGCCAAGGCGTTCAGCATCCACGACGTCAGGCATGTCGTCGGCGTCTCGGCGCTGGGGCGCGGCACTCCCGCCGCGGGCAATGCCGGGCACGTGACAGCCTCACTGGCGATGGACGACCTGATCGCGAGCACCGGCGTGGCCTACCGGGCACTCGCCAACCCGTCATTCATGGACAACCTACTGTGGCAGGCGGTTTCGATCCGCGACAACGGCGAGTTCACCGGCACCCTGGCCGCCGATCGCCCGGCCCCCATCGCCGCCACCCGCGATATCGCCGCAGCCGCCGCCCGCCTGCTGCTCGACCGCTCCTGGACCGGGGCCGGCGAGGTCGCGGTACTCGGGCCGCAGGACCTCACCCCGAACGACATGGCGCACATCATGTCCGAAGTCCTGGGCCGCCCCATCCGCTACCGACGGCAGTCGCTCGACGACCTCCGCGCCATCCAGATCGCCCGGGGCGCCAGCGATCCCGTCGCCACCGGCTACGTCGACATGATGCGAGCCAAGGACGACGGCCTCGACGACGGTGTCCCCCGCACCGCGACAACCACGAGCCCGACCACCTTCCGCACCTGGTGCGAGCAGATTCTCGCCCCGGCGATCCGGGCTTGA
- a CDS encoding FAD-dependent oxidoreductase has product MSERVVIIGGDAAGMAAASQARRLKSAGELEIVVFERGHFTSYSACGIPYWVGGDVDGPDALIARTPAEHRARDIDLRLRTEVVEIDVAGRRVRFHGLGTGLEGWIGYDKLVIATGATPIRPVLPGIDADAVHGVQTLDDGQSLIDTLESIPGRRAVVVGAGYIGVEMAEALINRGFQVTMINRGAEPMSTLDPDMGALIRKALQGMGVQVIGDTELTAVRTDAKGRVIAVVTADAEYPADIVILGIGVRPATDLARAAGLPLGESGGLLTDLAMRVRGHENIWAGGDCVEVLDLVSGSERHIPLGTHANKHGQIIGSGVGGDYAVFPGVVGTAVSKVCDLEVARTGLREHDARVAGLQFVAVTIESTSRSGYFPGAAPMTVKMLAERRTGRLLGVQIVGREGAGKRIDIAAVALTARLTVDEIVALDLGYAPPFSPVWDPVQVAARKAVTAVRRDATAGNRPQ; this is encoded by the coding sequence ATGAGCGAACGCGTGGTGATCATCGGTGGGGACGCGGCGGGGATGGCGGCGGCGTCGCAGGCGCGCAGGTTGAAGAGCGCGGGGGAGCTGGAGATCGTCGTTTTCGAGCGGGGGCATTTCACCTCGTATTCGGCGTGCGGGATCCCGTATTGGGTGGGCGGCGATGTAGACGGCCCGGACGCTCTCATCGCGCGGACTCCGGCCGAGCATCGGGCGCGGGACATCGATCTGCGGTTACGGACCGAGGTGGTGGAGATCGATGTCGCCGGGCGGCGGGTGCGTTTCCACGGGCTCGGCACCGGGCTGGAGGGCTGGATCGGGTACGACAAGCTGGTGATCGCCACCGGGGCGACGCCGATCCGGCCCGTCCTGCCCGGCATCGACGCGGACGCGGTGCACGGGGTCCAGACGCTCGATGACGGGCAGTCGCTGATCGATACCCTGGAATCGATTCCGGGTCGGCGCGCGGTCGTGGTGGGTGCGGGCTATATCGGCGTGGAGATGGCCGAGGCGCTGATCAATCGCGGATTCCAGGTCACCATGATCAACCGCGGCGCCGAGCCGATGTCCACCCTCGACCCGGATATGGGTGCGCTGATCCGGAAGGCCCTGCAGGGCATGGGAGTTCAGGTGATCGGCGACACCGAGCTGACCGCCGTCCGCACCGACGCGAAGGGCCGCGTCATCGCTGTCGTCACCGCCGACGCCGAATATCCCGCCGATATCGTGATTCTCGGTATCGGAGTCCGTCCCGCCACCGATCTCGCCCGCGCCGCGGGTCTCCCGCTGGGGGAGTCCGGGGGCCTGCTGACCGATCTCGCGATGCGGGTGCGCGGGCACGAGAACATCTGGGCGGGAGGCGATTGCGTGGAAGTGCTCGACCTGGTCTCCGGTTCCGAACGCCACATTCCGCTGGGCACGCATGCCAACAAGCACGGTCAGATCATCGGCTCGGGGGTCGGCGGCGACTATGCCGTCTTCCCCGGTGTGGTGGGTACCGCGGTCAGCAAGGTGTGTGACCTGGAGGTCGCCCGGACCGGTCTGCGCGAGCACGACGCCCGGGTCGCCGGGTTACAGTTCGTTGCCGTCACCATCGAATCCACCAGTCGCTCAGGCTATTTCCCCGGTGCCGCGCCGATGACGGTGAAGATGCTCGCCGAGCGCCGTACCGGCCGGCTGCTGGGCGTGCAGATCGTCGGCCGTGAGGGTGCGGGCAAGCGCATCGACATCGCCGCCGTCGCCCTTACCGCCCGCCTCACCGTCGATGAGATCGTCGCCCTCGACCTCGGCTACGCCCCGCCCTTCTCCCCGGTCTGGGATCCGGTCCAGGTCGCCGCACGCAAGGCCGTGACCGCGGTCCGCCGCGACGCCACGGCGGGGAATCGACCGCAGTAG